The genomic stretch catatctacagctagactcaaacccagaatgcatgctttgtattcagccatgttgttgctACAATAGAAATGAAGATGAGCTgtgacagggtagtgatgccctgtttcagaaataaacatTACCCCTATcccgacacctttcatgttagcagccccatcaaagaagagtttacAACCAGGCTTTTCCTCCTTTTtgacctcgtcgatatgcattacctcttcatcagggaagtaagtcctcaaaggttcatattcttcatctacTAGGTTTTCGGCCAATTGATCAGTcaaagcttgggctttcatcgctgtCCAAGTAACATATACGATGTCAAACTTTGtgagtaagatctgccactttgtgaGCCTTCATGTGGGtatgggcttctgaaaaatatacttcaaaggatcaagacgagagatgaggtaagtagtgtaggacgacaggtaatgcttcaacttctgtgccacccaagtcagggcacaacacGTCCACTCAAGgggagtgtacttaacctcataagatgtgaacttcttgctgagataataaatggcctgctctatcctgccagtgatgtcatgttgatccaatacacatccaaatgaattatccaagactgtcaaataaagaatcaaaggtcttcatGGTTCTGATGGGACCAACACAGgtaggtttgacaagtacccctttatcttatcaaatgcttcctgacactcatcagtccacttgaccgcagcatccttcttcagcagcttaaagataggctcacaagctgtcgtgagctgagcaataaacctgcttaTGTATTTcagcctccctaacagactcatcacttcggTCTTTCTCCTTGGGggggcaattcctgaatagctttaatctttgacggatccaattcaaTGCCCCGCCGGCAGACTATGAATCACAACAGTTTTCCGGAtgggacaccaaatgcacactttgcagtgTTGAGTTTGAGAATGTACCCGCGGAGCCTTTAGAAGAAATCACTCAAATCTCTGACGTTgtcagactgcttcctggacttATAAGTTGTCCcggcgtttttcaaaccaaaaggcatgacccggtagTAGTATGTTatccatggcgtgatgaatgc from Nicotiana sylvestris chromosome 12, ASM39365v2, whole genome shotgun sequence encodes the following:
- the LOC138882989 gene encoding uncharacterized protein — encoded protein: MSLLGRLKYISRFIAQLTTACEPIFKLLKKDAAVKWTDECQEAFDKIKGIEQAIYYLSKKFTSYEVKYTPLEWTCCALTWVAQKLKHYLSSYTTYLISRLDPLKYIFQKPIPT